One segment of Mesoplodon densirostris isolate mMesDen1 chromosome 6, mMesDen1 primary haplotype, whole genome shotgun sequence DNA contains the following:
- the LOC132491944 gene encoding acyl-protein thioesterase 1-like isoform X1: MCHNNMSAPLPATVPAVRKATAAMIFLHGLGDTGHGWAEDLAGIRSAHIKYICPHAPVMPVTLNMNIAIPSWFDIIGLSPDSQEDETGIKQAAESVKALIGQEVKNSIPSNRIFLGGFSQGSISGVNRDISILQCHGDLDPLVPLMFGSLTAERLKTLVNPPNVTLKTYGGTIHSSCQQEMMDIKQFFDELLTPID; this comes from the exons ATGTGCCACAATAACATGTCGGCCCCGCTGCCTGCCACTGTGCCCGCCGTCCGGAAGGCCACCGCCGCGATGATTTTCCTTCATGGATTGGGAGACACAGGGCATGGGTGGGCAGAAGACTTGGCAGGTATCAGAAGCGCCCACATCAAATACATCTGCCCACACGCACCGGTTATGCCTGTAACGTTAAATATGAACATAGCCATTCCTTCTTGGTTTGACATTATTGGTCTTTCACCAGATTCACAGGAAGATGAAACTGGAATTAAACAGGCAGCAGAAAGTGTAAAAGCTTTGATAGGGCAAGAGGTGAAGAATAGCATTCCTTCTAACAGAATTTTTTTGGGAGGATTTTCTCA GGGTTCTATCAGTGGCGTGAATAGAGACATTTCTATTCTTCAGTGCCATGGAGATTTGGATCCTTTAGTTCCCCTAATGTTTGGTTCTCTTACTGCTGAAAGGCTAAAAACATTGGTAAATCCACCCAATGTAACCCTCAAAACCTACGGAGGCACGATACACAGTTCATGTCAACAGGAAATGATGGATATCAAGCAGTTCTTTGATGAACTGCTAACTCCTATTGATTGA
- the LOC132491944 gene encoding acyl-protein thioesterase 1-like isoform X2, with amino-acid sequence MPVTLNMNIAIPSWFDIIGLSPDSQEDETGIKQAAESVKALIGQEVKNSIPSNRIFLGGFSQGGALSLYMALTTQQKLAGVTALSCWLPLRASLPRGSISGVNRDISILQCHGDLDPLVPLMFGSLTAERLKTLVNPPNVTLKTYGGTIHSSCQQEMMDIKQFFDELLTPID; translated from the coding sequence ATGCCTGTAACGTTAAATATGAACATAGCCATTCCTTCTTGGTTTGACATTATTGGTCTTTCACCAGATTCACAGGAAGATGAAACTGGAATTAAACAGGCAGCAGAAAGTGTAAAAGCTTTGATAGGGCAAGAGGTGAAGAATAGCATTCCTTCTAACAGAATTTTTTTGGGAGGATTTTCTCAGGGAGGAGCTTTATCTCTGTACATGGCACTGACCACACAGCAGAAGCTGGCCGGCGTCACTGCTCTCAGCTGCTGGCTGCCCCTGCGGGCTTCCTTGCCACGGGGTTCTATCAGTGGCGTGAATAGAGACATTTCTATTCTTCAGTGCCATGGAGATTTGGATCCTTTAGTTCCCCTAATGTTTGGTTCTCTTACTGCTGAAAGGCTAAAAACATTGGTAAATCCACCCAATGTAACCCTCAAAACCTACGGAGGCACGATACACAGTTCATGTCAACAGGAAATGATGGATATCAAGCAGTTCTTTGATGAACTGCTAACTCCTATTGATTGA